The following are encoded in a window of Pristis pectinata isolate sPriPec2 chromosome 1, sPriPec2.1.pri, whole genome shotgun sequence genomic DNA:
- the vps18 gene encoding vacuolar protein sorting-associated protein 18 homolog isoform X1, producing the protein MSSILDEYEDSQARARSRPAGLPYQQHRLGSTGIGQSGYVSARLEEEKPIFSKQRIDFTPPSVITHLVVCNNQLCMSMGKDTLLRIDLGKPDQPNQIEVGRKDDARIHKLFLDPSGSHLLISLTSNECLYLNRNSQKVKSLSRWKGHLIESVGWNKHLGSESSTGPILVGTSQGQLYEAEIVVSEERLFISGPDQYFKNVYNLEEDGSPAPVCCLEIERSADSRLFVIATTRKRLYQFVGRALESADPHMFQPMFSQYTNTLPSFQEFPASLGYSEISFYTSKLRSSPRSFAWMMGNGVLYGTLDFTRPDSLLSDVQVWEYSADIVPELEPPRSIVLTQFHFLLLLPDRVKAICTLNGQLVFEDAFPDKFGHLLRMVKDSVAGLIWIYTEKAVFRYHIQKESRDVWQMYMNMGKFELAKEYCKDRPECLDTVLAKEADHCFRNKRYVESAKYYALTQKYFEEIALKFIEAKQEEALKEFLLKKLKNLKLEDKTQLTLLVTWLAEIYLNWLGTLEGDKGKQNQFEATREEFRKFLSGSKIKECLLNNRSTIYDLLASHGNVEDMVFFSVIMQDYERVVTHHCQHDDYSAALEVMSKCQDPALFYKFSPVLMQHIPKQVVDAWIDMRKRLDPKNLIPALVNYSQIGSSAQVCEAIRYLEFCVHQLEVTDQAIHNYLLSLYAKYKPKALLWYLEQAGSNTNCIHYDLKYALRLCAENNQNQACVHIYKTMELYEEAVDHALQMDVDLAKSCADMPEDDEELRKKLWLKIARHVVQEEKDVKKAMVCLSSCNLLKIEDILPFFPNFVTIDHFKEAICSSLQEYNKHIDELKQEMEEATESAKRIREDIQEMRNKYGVVESQEKCASCDFPLLNRPFYLFLCGHMFHSDCLLQEVIPHLSPFKQSKLEELQRKLVAAGQAKSRQRCKEGEASDQGQQSRDQIKSDIDDLVAAECIYCGELMIKSIDKPFIDPQKSEEENSTWL; encoded by the exons ATGAGTTCCATCCTGGATGAGTACGAGGATTCACAGGCCCGGGCCCGCTCTCGGCCCGCTGGGCTTCCGTATCAGCAACACAGGCTGGGCAGCACCGGCATCGGACAGTCCG GCTATGTCAGTGCCCGGCTTGAAGAGGAAAAGCCCATCTTTTCCAAGCAGAGAATTGACTTCACTCCTCCTAGTGTGATCACCCACCTAGTGGTGTGCAACAATCAGCTGTGCATGAGTATGGGCAAGGACACACTGCTCAG GATTGATCTTGGAAAACCAGACCAGCCAAACCAGATTGAAGTGGGGCGCAAAGATGATGCCAGGATCCACAAACTGTTCCTGGACCCCTCGG GATCTCATCTCCTGATCAGCCTCACCTCCAATGAGTGTCTCTACCTCAACAGAAATTCTCAGAAAGTGAAGAGCCTCTCCCGCTGGAAAGGACACTTGATTGAGAGCGTTGGGTGGAACAAACATCTGGGCAGTGAGAGCAGCACAGGCCCCATCCTGGTGGGGACCAGCCAGGGGCAGTTGTATGAGGCAGAGATTGTCGTGTCGGAGGAGCGGCTCTTCATTTCCGGTCCCGACCAGTACTTCAAGAACGTGTACAACCTGGAGGAGGATGGGTCCCCAGCTCCGGTCTGCTGCTTGGAGATTGAGCGAAGTGCTGACTCTCGGCTCTTTGTCATTGCCACCACGCGGAAGCGGTTGTATCAATTTGTGGGCAGGGCCCTAGAGAGTGCTGATCCACACATGTTTCAGCCCATGTTCAGCCAGTACACCAACACCTTGCCCAGCTTCCAGGAGTTCCCGGCAAGCCTGGGCTACAGTGAGATCTCCTTCTACACCTCCAAGCTGCGGTCTAGCCCCCGATCATTTGCTTGGATGATGGGCAACGGTGTGCTGTATGGCACCTTGGACTTCACCCGGCCTGATTCCCTTCTCAGTGACGTGCAGGTCTGGGAGTACTCGGCTGACATTGTCCCTGAACTTGAGCCTCCTCGATCCATCGTCCTTACCCAGTTTCACTTCCTGCTGCTGCTGCCTGATAGAGTGAAGGCCATTTGCACACTGAATGGGCAGCTGGTCTTTGAGGATGCATTCCCTGACAAGTTTGGCCACCTTCTCCGCATGGTCAAAGATTCAGTGGCTGGGCTGATATGGATATATACGGAGAAGGCGGTGTTCCGGTACCACATTCAGAAGGAATCACGGGATGTCTGGCAGATGTACATGAACATGGGGAAGTTTGAACTGGCTAAGGAGTATTGCAAAGACCGGCCTGAGTGTCTGGACACTGTTCTTGCGAAGGAGGCAGACCACTGCTTTCGAAACAAGAGGTACGTGGAAAGCGCCAAGTACTACGCACTGACTCAGAAGTACTTTGAGGAGATTGCTCTGAAGTTCATTGAAGCCAAGCAAGAGGAGGCCctaaaggaatttcttctgaagAAGCTGAAGAACCTGAAGTTGGAGGACAAGACTCAGCTGACGCTGCTGGTGACTTGGCTGGCTGAAATCTACCTGAACTGGCTGGGCACACTCGAGGGGGATAAGGGCAAGCAGAACCAGTTTGAGGCAACCAGGGAGGAGTTCCGCAAGTTCCTGAGTGGCTCCAAGATAAAGGAGTGCCTCCTGAACAACCGCTCGACCATCTATGACCTTCTGGCCAGCCACGGCAACGTGGAGGACATGGTCTTCTTCTCTGTGATCATGCAGGACTATGAGCGGGTGGTGACCCACCACTGCCAACATGATGATTATAGTGCGGCGCTGGAGGTGATGTCCAAGTGTCAGGACCCTGCTCTATTCTACAAATTTTCTCCTGTCCTCATGCAGCACATTCCCAAGCAGGTGGTGGACGCCTGGATCGACATGAGGAAGAGGCTGGATCCCAAAAACCTTATCCCAGCACTGGTCAACTACAGCCAGATCGGGAGCTCGGCACAGGTCTGCGAAGCTATTCGCTACCTTGAGTTTTGTGTGCACCAGCTGGAGGTGACGGACCAGGCCATTCACAACTACCTGCTCTCCCTCTATGCAAAGTACAAGCCCAAGGCCCTGCTCTGGTACCTGGAACAGGCGGGCTCCAACACAAACTGCATCCACTACGACCTCAAGTATGCACTTCGTCTGTGTGCAGAGAATAACCAAAATCAGGCCTGTGTGCACATATACAAGACCATGGAACTGTATGAAGAGGCAGTGGACCACGCTCTCCAG ATGGATGTGGACCTTGCTAAATCATGTGCAGACATGCCGGAGGATGATGAGGAGCTCCGTAAGAAGCTGTGGCTGAAGATTGCCCGGCATGTGGTCCAGGAGGAGAAGGATGTGAAGAAGGCCATGGTCTGCCTGTCCAGCTGCAACCTGCTGAAGATTGAAGACATTCTACCCTTCTTCCCCAACTTTGTGACCATTGACCATTTCAAGGAGGCCATCTGCAGCTCTCTGCAGGAGTACAACAAGCACATTGATGAGCTCaagcaggagatggaggaggcaACTGAAAGTGCCAAGCGAATCCGCGAAGACATCCAAGAAATGAGGAACAAATACGGGGTGGTGGAGTCTCAGGAGAAGTGTGCGTCTTGTGACTTCCCACTGTTGAACCGCCCCTTCTATCTGTTCCTGTGTGGCCACATGTTCCATTCCGACTGCCTGCTGCAGGAAGTGATCCCCCACCTTTCTCCCTTCAAAcagagcaaactggaggagctGCAGAGAAAGCTGGTGGCTGCTGGTCAGGCTAAATCCCGACAACGCTGCAAGGAAGGTGAGGCCAGCGACCAGGGTCAACAGTCCCGTGATCAGATCAAGTCAGACATTGATGACCTGGTGGCAGCTGAATGTATCTATTGTGGAGAGTTGATGATTAAATCAATAGACAAACCATTCATTGACCCACAGAAAAGTGAGGAGGAGAACAGCACCTGGCTATGA
- the vps18 gene encoding vacuolar protein sorting-associated protein 18 homolog isoform X2: MSMGKDTLLRIDLGKPDQPNQIEVGRKDDARIHKLFLDPSGSHLLISLTSNECLYLNRNSQKVKSLSRWKGHLIESVGWNKHLGSESSTGPILVGTSQGQLYEAEIVVSEERLFISGPDQYFKNVYNLEEDGSPAPVCCLEIERSADSRLFVIATTRKRLYQFVGRALESADPHMFQPMFSQYTNTLPSFQEFPASLGYSEISFYTSKLRSSPRSFAWMMGNGVLYGTLDFTRPDSLLSDVQVWEYSADIVPELEPPRSIVLTQFHFLLLLPDRVKAICTLNGQLVFEDAFPDKFGHLLRMVKDSVAGLIWIYTEKAVFRYHIQKESRDVWQMYMNMGKFELAKEYCKDRPECLDTVLAKEADHCFRNKRYVESAKYYALTQKYFEEIALKFIEAKQEEALKEFLLKKLKNLKLEDKTQLTLLVTWLAEIYLNWLGTLEGDKGKQNQFEATREEFRKFLSGSKIKECLLNNRSTIYDLLASHGNVEDMVFFSVIMQDYERVVTHHCQHDDYSAALEVMSKCQDPALFYKFSPVLMQHIPKQVVDAWIDMRKRLDPKNLIPALVNYSQIGSSAQVCEAIRYLEFCVHQLEVTDQAIHNYLLSLYAKYKPKALLWYLEQAGSNTNCIHYDLKYALRLCAENNQNQACVHIYKTMELYEEAVDHALQMDVDLAKSCADMPEDDEELRKKLWLKIARHVVQEEKDVKKAMVCLSSCNLLKIEDILPFFPNFVTIDHFKEAICSSLQEYNKHIDELKQEMEEATESAKRIREDIQEMRNKYGVVESQEKCASCDFPLLNRPFYLFLCGHMFHSDCLLQEVIPHLSPFKQSKLEELQRKLVAAGQAKSRQRCKEGEASDQGQQSRDQIKSDIDDLVAAECIYCGELMIKSIDKPFIDPQKSEEENSTWL; this comes from the exons ATGAGTATGGGCAAGGACACACTGCTCAG GATTGATCTTGGAAAACCAGACCAGCCAAACCAGATTGAAGTGGGGCGCAAAGATGATGCCAGGATCCACAAACTGTTCCTGGACCCCTCGG GATCTCATCTCCTGATCAGCCTCACCTCCAATGAGTGTCTCTACCTCAACAGAAATTCTCAGAAAGTGAAGAGCCTCTCCCGCTGGAAAGGACACTTGATTGAGAGCGTTGGGTGGAACAAACATCTGGGCAGTGAGAGCAGCACAGGCCCCATCCTGGTGGGGACCAGCCAGGGGCAGTTGTATGAGGCAGAGATTGTCGTGTCGGAGGAGCGGCTCTTCATTTCCGGTCCCGACCAGTACTTCAAGAACGTGTACAACCTGGAGGAGGATGGGTCCCCAGCTCCGGTCTGCTGCTTGGAGATTGAGCGAAGTGCTGACTCTCGGCTCTTTGTCATTGCCACCACGCGGAAGCGGTTGTATCAATTTGTGGGCAGGGCCCTAGAGAGTGCTGATCCACACATGTTTCAGCCCATGTTCAGCCAGTACACCAACACCTTGCCCAGCTTCCAGGAGTTCCCGGCAAGCCTGGGCTACAGTGAGATCTCCTTCTACACCTCCAAGCTGCGGTCTAGCCCCCGATCATTTGCTTGGATGATGGGCAACGGTGTGCTGTATGGCACCTTGGACTTCACCCGGCCTGATTCCCTTCTCAGTGACGTGCAGGTCTGGGAGTACTCGGCTGACATTGTCCCTGAACTTGAGCCTCCTCGATCCATCGTCCTTACCCAGTTTCACTTCCTGCTGCTGCTGCCTGATAGAGTGAAGGCCATTTGCACACTGAATGGGCAGCTGGTCTTTGAGGATGCATTCCCTGACAAGTTTGGCCACCTTCTCCGCATGGTCAAAGATTCAGTGGCTGGGCTGATATGGATATATACGGAGAAGGCGGTGTTCCGGTACCACATTCAGAAGGAATCACGGGATGTCTGGCAGATGTACATGAACATGGGGAAGTTTGAACTGGCTAAGGAGTATTGCAAAGACCGGCCTGAGTGTCTGGACACTGTTCTTGCGAAGGAGGCAGACCACTGCTTTCGAAACAAGAGGTACGTGGAAAGCGCCAAGTACTACGCACTGACTCAGAAGTACTTTGAGGAGATTGCTCTGAAGTTCATTGAAGCCAAGCAAGAGGAGGCCctaaaggaatttcttctgaagAAGCTGAAGAACCTGAAGTTGGAGGACAAGACTCAGCTGACGCTGCTGGTGACTTGGCTGGCTGAAATCTACCTGAACTGGCTGGGCACACTCGAGGGGGATAAGGGCAAGCAGAACCAGTTTGAGGCAACCAGGGAGGAGTTCCGCAAGTTCCTGAGTGGCTCCAAGATAAAGGAGTGCCTCCTGAACAACCGCTCGACCATCTATGACCTTCTGGCCAGCCACGGCAACGTGGAGGACATGGTCTTCTTCTCTGTGATCATGCAGGACTATGAGCGGGTGGTGACCCACCACTGCCAACATGATGATTATAGTGCGGCGCTGGAGGTGATGTCCAAGTGTCAGGACCCTGCTCTATTCTACAAATTTTCTCCTGTCCTCATGCAGCACATTCCCAAGCAGGTGGTGGACGCCTGGATCGACATGAGGAAGAGGCTGGATCCCAAAAACCTTATCCCAGCACTGGTCAACTACAGCCAGATCGGGAGCTCGGCACAGGTCTGCGAAGCTATTCGCTACCTTGAGTTTTGTGTGCACCAGCTGGAGGTGACGGACCAGGCCATTCACAACTACCTGCTCTCCCTCTATGCAAAGTACAAGCCCAAGGCCCTGCTCTGGTACCTGGAACAGGCGGGCTCCAACACAAACTGCATCCACTACGACCTCAAGTATGCACTTCGTCTGTGTGCAGAGAATAACCAAAATCAGGCCTGTGTGCACATATACAAGACCATGGAACTGTATGAAGAGGCAGTGGACCACGCTCTCCAG ATGGATGTGGACCTTGCTAAATCATGTGCAGACATGCCGGAGGATGATGAGGAGCTCCGTAAGAAGCTGTGGCTGAAGATTGCCCGGCATGTGGTCCAGGAGGAGAAGGATGTGAAGAAGGCCATGGTCTGCCTGTCCAGCTGCAACCTGCTGAAGATTGAAGACATTCTACCCTTCTTCCCCAACTTTGTGACCATTGACCATTTCAAGGAGGCCATCTGCAGCTCTCTGCAGGAGTACAACAAGCACATTGATGAGCTCaagcaggagatggaggaggcaACTGAAAGTGCCAAGCGAATCCGCGAAGACATCCAAGAAATGAGGAACAAATACGGGGTGGTGGAGTCTCAGGAGAAGTGTGCGTCTTGTGACTTCCCACTGTTGAACCGCCCCTTCTATCTGTTCCTGTGTGGCCACATGTTCCATTCCGACTGCCTGCTGCAGGAAGTGATCCCCCACCTTTCTCCCTTCAAAcagagcaaactggaggagctGCAGAGAAAGCTGGTGGCTGCTGGTCAGGCTAAATCCCGACAACGCTGCAAGGAAGGTGAGGCCAGCGACCAGGGTCAACAGTCCCGTGATCAGATCAAGTCAGACATTGATGACCTGGTGGCAGCTGAATGTATCTATTGTGGAGAGTTGATGATTAAATCAATAGACAAACCATTCATTGACCCACAGAAAAGTGAGGAGGAGAACAGCACCTGGCTATGA